One window from the genome of Kaistella carnis encodes:
- the pdxA gene encoding 4-hydroxythreonine-4-phosphate dehydrogenase PdxA, which produces MSSKQQKIKVGISIGDYNGIGPEIIMKSLKDKAITDFFTPIIFGSGKLFTYQKNIFKLQHNFNYITEVSQAVPDKINMVNLWKDNVNVDLGKPTEESTKMAIESLEAATMALMNGEIDVLVTAPINKEEMLKYGFQHAGHTGYLEEKFGKKGLMFLVTDDLKVAVSTHHIPVSEVAANISKEKIKKQIKLLNQCLVEDFCIERPKIAVLGLNPHAGDGGAIGKEEIEIIEPAIRELFDNGILAFGPYPADSYFQPNKYRNYDAVLAMYHDQGLAPFKTLAYEEGVNYTAGLPFIRTSPDHGVAYDIAGKNIADEQSFSEAIFMAIKIFKNRQEYNDLMTNRMQPRRNSSNNNAAEDLTVDRA; this is translated from the coding sequence ATGAGTTCGAAACAGCAGAAAATAAAAGTAGGTATTTCTATCGGTGATTATAATGGTATCGGTCCGGAAATCATCATGAAATCACTGAAAGATAAAGCTATTACTGATTTTTTCACACCCATCATTTTTGGTTCGGGAAAATTATTTACATATCAGAAAAACATATTTAAGCTTCAGCATAATTTCAATTACATCACCGAAGTTTCGCAAGCTGTTCCGGATAAAATCAACATGGTTAATTTGTGGAAAGACAATGTAAATGTTGACCTGGGAAAACCTACGGAAGAATCTACCAAAATGGCGATCGAATCTTTAGAGGCTGCAACTATGGCCTTGATGAATGGTGAAATTGATGTTTTAGTAACGGCGCCCATTAATAAAGAGGAAATGTTAAAATATGGTTTTCAGCATGCAGGCCATACCGGTTATCTGGAAGAGAAATTTGGCAAGAAAGGATTGATGTTTTTGGTAACAGACGATTTAAAAGTGGCGGTTTCTACACACCATATTCCTGTTTCAGAAGTGGCAGCGAACATTTCTAAAGAGAAAATTAAAAAACAAATCAAATTATTAAATCAGTGTTTGGTAGAAGATTTCTGTATTGAAAGACCGAAAATTGCCGTGCTTGGATTAAATCCTCATGCGGGTGACGGCGGAGCGATTGGTAAGGAAGAGATCGAAATTATTGAGCCAGCGATTCGTGAACTATTTGACAATGGTATTTTAGCTTTTGGACCGTATCCGGCAGACAGCTATTTTCAACCCAACAAGTATAGGAACTACGATGCTGTTTTGGCCATGTATCATGATCAGGGATTAGCACCGTTTAAAACTCTTGCTTACGAAGAAGGCGTAAATTATACGGCTGGTTTGCCGTTTATCAGAACCTCTCCGGATCACGGTGTGGCTTATGATATTGCCGGGAAAAATATTGCAGATGAACAAAGTTTTAGTGAAGCAATTTTTATGGCAATTAAGATCTTCAAGAACAGACAGGAGTATAATGATTTAATGACCAACAGAATGCAACCCCGCAGAAACTCGTCTAATAACAATGCAGCCGAAGATTTAACCGTGGACAGAGCTTAG
- a CDS encoding riboflavin synthase, producing MFTGIVEATGIVQEIKHNESNIDFILSCPFTQELKIDQSLAHNGCCLTVVEITEDYYRVTAINETLEKTNLGQWKVGTEVNLERCLKFDGRLDGHLVQGHVDKIGVVQNIVDKEGSLFITISYGQSNEYTTVPQGSITVNGISLTVAESNSDDFSVAIIPYTWDFTNMKNLKIGDTVNLEFDIIGKYVNKLMKNNAAYKI from the coding sequence ATGTTCACAGGGATCGTAGAAGCCACCGGAATTGTACAAGAAATTAAGCATAATGAAAGCAACATTGATTTTATCTTAAGTTGCCCTTTCACACAGGAATTAAAAATTGATCAGAGTCTGGCTCATAATGGGTGTTGCCTTACTGTAGTTGAAATTACAGAGGATTATTATCGGGTAACAGCAATCAACGAAACTTTAGAAAAAACCAATCTTGGCCAATGGAAAGTGGGAACAGAAGTGAATTTGGAACGCTGTTTGAAGTTTGATGGCAGACTGGATGGACACTTGGTTCAAGGTCATGTGGATAAAATCGGTGTCGTGCAGAATATCGTGGATAAAGAAGGTAGTTTATTTATTACAATTTCTTACGGTCAGTCAAATGAATATACAACAGTTCCCCAAGGTTCCATCACCGTGAATGGCATCAGCCTAACCGTTGCAGAAAGTAATTCAGATGATTTTTCGGTTGCAATTATTCCCTACACCTGGGACTTTACTAATATGAAGAATTTAAAAATAGGAGATACTGTAAATCTGGAATTTGATATTATTGGGAAGTACGTAAATAAACTAATGAAAAATAATGCCGCTTACAAAATATAA
- a CDS encoding tRNA1(Val) (adenine(37)-N6)-methyltransferase: MKPFQFKEFSILQSKNVFRVGTDGVLLGASAKVDGAKNILEVGTGSGLISLMLAQRNREAEILAIDINKDATDLAQTNFQNSPFNERLRSDHIDFKEFKSMEKFDLIVSNPPYFEENPSNKDILARQQKELSFKTLIKNSAAALSENGVLSVIIPFDAGEEFENIASESNLFLQRKKIIYGMIHSKAKRVISEFGFQKKEITHSELIIEKAPRIYTEQYLDLTKDFHHFSK; the protein is encoded by the coding sequence ATGAAACCATTTCAGTTTAAAGAATTCAGTATTTTACAGTCGAAAAATGTGTTTCGTGTCGGAACAGACGGCGTTCTTCTTGGTGCATCGGCAAAAGTCGATGGCGCAAAAAATATTCTGGAAGTGGGTACCGGAAGTGGTTTAATATCGCTGATGTTGGCGCAGCGAAACAGAGAAGCTGAAATTCTAGCCATTGATATTAATAAAGACGCGACCGATCTTGCGCAAACGAATTTTCAGAATTCTCCTTTTAATGAAAGACTGCGATCGGATCATATCGATTTTAAAGAATTCAAATCAATGGAAAAATTTGATCTGATTGTGTCCAATCCGCCTTATTTTGAAGAGAACCCGTCCAATAAAGATATATTAGCCAGACAGCAGAAAGAACTGTCTTTTAAAACATTAATTAAAAACTCAGCAGCTGCACTTTCTGAAAATGGGGTACTCTCGGTGATCATTCCCTTTGATGCCGGCGAAGAGTTTGAAAATATCGCTTCGGAATCAAATCTTTTTCTTCAAAGAAAAAAAATAATTTATGGCATGATTCATTCAAAAGCCAAACGGGTAATCTCAGAGTTTGGATTTCAAAAAAAAGAGATCACACACTCTGAATTAATCATAGAAAAAGCTCCGCGAATTTACACGGAGCAATATCTTGATCTGACAAAAGATTTTCATCACTTTTCTAAATAG
- a CDS encoding sensor histidine kinase, with translation MPLTKYKGYSLRNKVFGGFLLICFLSITGSSVLSYFILRNNATVQSKTDLQKKSESLLSSLDYAVSHTQAQTDDLPNILSNTIFEIADINNQDIIIYDLEGNFVISNKDLNFIANKKLPLEIVNKVLKTDKRIDFLTYDKNIDANVTSSYMVLKNNMLEPIAIVYFPYYHNDASYISVFNKYLNYILLVNLIVIAIGIWLSWIISNNLTKAVTKFSELINRITLFENDPQPIRYYQNDELNQLVKAYNKMILQIKEQKERLSFREKEEAWREMAKQVAHEVKNPLTPMKLTIQNFERKFDPADPQITEKVKKMSKIMVDQIDLVATVANAFSQFAQLPEKHNEIFDVNQEIKNIIRIFSDEKIYFHSNKDKILVDMDKIYLSRIVTNIVSNARQARDENRENIINVDVEQRQKRIIVTIEDNGVGIPEDLYQRIFEPNFTSKSSGMGLGLTMVRKMVEDYKGEISVKSTVGKGTTFTISLPSNVPQTTLNGVN, from the coding sequence ATGCCGCTTACAAAATATAAAGGTTACAGTCTTAGAAATAAAGTTTTTGGAGGTTTTCTGCTGATATGCTTTCTCAGCATTACAGGATCTTCTGTCCTTTCCTATTTCATTCTGCGAAACAATGCAACGGTACAAAGCAAAACCGATCTTCAAAAAAAATCAGAATCCCTGCTGTCGTCTTTAGATTACGCAGTAAGCCATACCCAGGCACAAACCGACGATTTACCAAATATATTATCCAATACTATTTTCGAGATTGCAGACATCAACAATCAAGATATTATTATTTATGATCTGGAAGGAAATTTCGTAATTTCAAATAAAGATCTTAATTTTATTGCCAATAAAAAACTCCCTTTAGAAATCGTCAATAAGGTTCTGAAAACAGACAAAAGAATTGATTTTCTGACCTACGATAAAAACATTGATGCGAATGTTACCTCTTCTTATATGGTTTTGAAGAACAATATGCTGGAGCCCATCGCAATTGTTTACTTCCCATACTACCATAATGATGCTTCTTACATCAGTGTGTTCAATAAATATTTAAACTATATTTTACTCGTTAATCTTATCGTGATCGCCATCGGTATTTGGCTGAGCTGGATTATTTCTAATAACTTAACTAAAGCGGTAACGAAATTCTCTGAACTCATTAACAGAATTACCCTTTTTGAGAACGATCCACAACCTATTCGTTACTATCAAAACGATGAGCTTAACCAGCTGGTTAAAGCATATAATAAAATGATCCTTCAAATTAAAGAACAAAAGGAAAGACTCAGTTTTAGAGAAAAAGAAGAAGCCTGGCGTGAAATGGCAAAACAAGTAGCACATGAGGTAAAAAATCCTCTAACTCCAATGAAACTGACCATTCAAAATTTTGAACGAAAATTTGATCCAGCTGATCCGCAAATTACAGAGAAAGTTAAAAAAATGAGTAAGATTATGGTGGATCAAATCGATTTGGTCGCCACGGTTGCCAATGCATTTTCTCAATTTGCGCAGTTGCCGGAAAAACATAATGAAATCTTCGACGTGAATCAAGAAATAAAAAACATCATCCGGATTTTTAGTGATGAAAAGATTTATTTTCACAGCAATAAAGATAAAATTCTAGTCGATATGGATAAAATCTATTTATCCCGAATTGTTACCAATATTGTATCCAATGCACGACAGGCAAGAGATGAAAACAGGGAAAACATTATTAATGTTGATGTAGAACAACGTCAAAAACGCATCATCGTAACTATTGAGGACAATGGTGTTGGAATTCCTGAAGATCTTTACCAAAGAATATTCGAACCGAATTTCACTTCTAAATCCAGCGGAATGGGTCTGGGACTAACGATGGTTCGAAAAATGGTCGAAGATTACAAAGGAGAAATCTCTGTGAAATCAACGGTAGGAAAAGGAACAACGTTTACCATTTCCTTGCCGAGCAATGTTCCACAGACCACACTCAATGGAGTGAACTGA
- a CDS encoding DUF6759 domain-containing protein, which yields MKKILYLFVFFISIWSCAQSKYTAAQVEKSADPQVIANFIKYNPNHPKTPEFKRKLFAVINNDKSPAQKASVAKPTVKPVSTSKLKNDINRDVAKNGTNAKHKRTEDLLNHLFNTDTSSRTAYVQIVNRSKCNLIVKISGKRFYNLDVPANNQNFILLDKGSYTVTTSVCDAKYSSTKNISKDIVITLNAPK from the coding sequence ATGAAAAAAATCCTCTATTTATTTGTTTTTTTTATTTCGATATGGTCTTGCGCTCAGTCCAAATATACAGCGGCACAGGTGGAGAAAAGTGCTGATCCACAAGTGATTGCTAATTTTATTAAATATAATCCGAACCATCCCAAAACTCCGGAATTTAAAAGGAAGCTATTTGCGGTGATCAATAATGATAAAAGTCCGGCGCAAAAGGCAAGTGTCGCAAAACCGACTGTAAAACCAGTTAGTACAAGCAAACTTAAGAATGACATTAATAGAGATGTAGCGAAAAACGGCACCAATGCTAAACACAAAAGAACCGAGGACCTGCTAAATCATCTCTTTAACACCGATACCAGCAGCAGGACTGCCTATGTGCAAATCGTGAATCGCTCCAAGTGCAACCTGATTGTGAAAATAAGTGGTAAACGGTTTTATAATCTGGATGTTCCGGCAAATAACCAAAATTTCATCTTACTGGATAAAGGCAGTTATACGGTGACAACTTCCGTTTGCGATGCCAAATATTCTTCCACTAAAAATATTTCGAAAGATATTGTGATCACGCTTAATGCGCCGAAATAA
- the tsf gene encoding translation elongation factor Ts, whose protein sequence is MYTPVAADVAKLRNITGAGMMDCKKALVEAEGDFDKAIENLRKKGQKVAANRADRDSAEGAVIAKLNGDNTMGAIIALNCETDFVAKNDNFVELAHELAEQAVAYANKEEFLASDFHGMTVAEKLIEQTGVIGEKIEIGSFERIEGPFLGAYIHAGNKIAAITSLSGNADGAAEAAKAVSMQVAAMNPIALDETMVSQETIDKELDIERELLTKEGKPANIIDNILKGKMQRFYKDNTLVHQSFIKDSSVSVGDYVKSINSDLKVLGFVRVSLT, encoded by the coding sequence ATGTATACACCAGTTGCTGCAGATGTAGCTAAATTAAGAAACATTACAGGCGCAGGAATGATGGACTGCAAAAAAGCATTAGTTGAAGCAGAAGGAGATTTCGACAAAGCGATTGAGAACCTTAGAAAAAAAGGTCAAAAAGTTGCTGCTAACAGAGCCGACAGAGATTCTGCAGAAGGTGCTGTAATTGCAAAATTAAACGGAGACAACACCATGGGTGCAATCATCGCTTTAAATTGTGAAACAGATTTCGTTGCTAAAAATGACAATTTCGTAGAGTTGGCTCACGAACTTGCAGAGCAGGCTGTTGCTTACGCAAACAAAGAAGAATTTTTGGCGTCTGACTTCCACGGAATGACCGTTGCTGAAAAATTAATCGAGCAAACAGGTGTTATCGGGGAAAAAATCGAGATCGGTTCTTTCGAAAGAATTGAAGGTCCATTCTTAGGAGCTTACATCCACGCTGGAAACAAAATTGCTGCAATAACTTCACTTTCAGGAAACGCTGATGGTGCTGCTGAAGCTGCAAAAGCGGTATCAATGCAGGTGGCTGCAATGAATCCAATTGCTTTAGATGAAACTATGGTTTCTCAAGAAACAATCGATAAAGAATTAGATATCGAAAGAGAATTGCTTACTAAAGAAGGAAAACCTGCAAATATTATCGATAATATCCTTAAAGGAAAAATGCAGAGATTCTACAAAGACAACACTTTGGTACACCAGTCTTTTATTAAAGATTCAAGTGTATCAGTTGGTGACTACGTAAAATCAATCAACAGTGATTTAAAAGTATTAGGATTCGTAAGAGTAAGTCTTACTTAA